The proteins below are encoded in one region of Ostrinia nubilalis chromosome 3, ilOstNubi1.1, whole genome shotgun sequence:
- the LOC135087950 gene encoding nucleolar protein 10: MQVFEIDNVKIYNLSAGKSLPDWLSERKKRALLKKNVDLRRRVELIQEFDMPGLSTSIRVSKDGQYIMATGIYKPRIKCYDVNNLSLKFERCLDSEVVTFEILSDDYTKIVFLQCDRYVEFHVGHGRHYRLRVPRFGRDISYHRPSCDLFVVGASSEVYRLNLELGQFLAPYVTKATEINCCAVNDDHGLLILGTESGHVEAWDPRTKSRQGILDCALHCTDSEYKNDGLPAITALKFDGALKMGVGTSTGHVLLYDIRSSKPLLVKDHMNETPIKSIEFHKQMDYVYSMDASVVKIWNKNTGKQYTSIESSVDFNDLCVVPNTGLSMMAVEDQKMQIYYVPSLGPAPKWCAFLDNLTEELESSASQTVYDDYKFVTKQELESLGLDHLLGTNLLRAYMHGYFVDVRLYKRAKSIADPFAFDEYKKRKIREKIEQERPSRLKVDDNLPHVNRELASRLMDTENRKKKQTGNLLKDDRFKALFENPDFEVDKSAEEYRLLNPVLSRLDKNKDKGKESVEPMQVEEPEDNDSDRELYESSEDSSDEDRSWVKEVKKQHKIIRHSKQKEVEEEESDTEEKSAPRIPNSIRSLTRVSKASLGDRLAKEGVSTMVSGTGGNKEMKFKMRGKKSEFDKNKINKKHFQERKQIVRRTGFLMKKKMPKML; this comes from the exons ATGCAAGTGTTTGAGATTGATAATGTCAAAATTTATAATCTTAGTGCCGGAAAATCACTTCCAGAT TGGTTATCGGAACGAAAGAAAAGGGCActactgaaaaaaaatgtagaCTTAAGGAGAAGAGTTGAATTGATTCAAGAGTTTGATATGCCAGGACTGAGCACTTCAATCAGAGTTTCTAAAGATGGACAGTACATAATGGCTACAGGAATTTACAAACCCAGAATTAAATGCTATGATGTAAACAATCTCTCTCTGAAATTCGAAAGGTGTTTAGATTCAGAAGTTGTGACTTTTGAAATATTGAGTGATGACTACACAAAG ATTGTATTCTTACAATGTGATCGCTATGTAGAATTTCATGTTGGACATGGCAGGCATTACCGATTACGTGTTCCTCGCTTTGGAAGAGATATATCTTATCACCGGCCTTCTTGTGACCTATTTGTTGTGGGGGCTTCATCa GAAGTATACAGATTAAACTTAGAACTAGGCCAGTTCTTAGCTCCATATGTGACAAAGGCAACTGAAATCAACTGTTGTGCAGTGAACGATGACCATGGGCTACTCATACTTGGCACTGAAAGTGGTCATGTTGAAGCTTGGGACCCCCGGACCAAATCCAGACAAGGAATATTAGATTGTGCTTTACATTGTACTGACTCTGAATATAA AAATGATGGTTTACCTGCAATCACTGCTTTAAAATTTGATGGTGCTCTAAAAATGGGAGTAGGCACTTCTACTGGTCATGTACTGCTATATGATATTCGGTCCAGTAAGCCTCTTTTAGTAAAAGATCACATGAATGAAACACCAATCAAATCAATAGAATTTCACAAACAAATGGATTATGTTTATTCAATGGATGCTAGTGTGGTAAAAATTTGGAATAAAAATACT ggtaAACAATATACAAGCATAGAGTCATCTGTGGACTTCAATGACTTATGTGTGGTACCCAACACAGGACTCAGTATGATGGCAGTAGAAGACCAAAAAATGCAAATTTATTATGTTCCATCTTTAG gCCCTGCACCAAAGTGGTGTGCTTTCTTGGATAATTTGACAGAAGAATTAGAAAGTTCAGCCTCACAAACAGTTTATGATGACTATAAGTTTGTAACTAAACAAGAACTAGAATCACTTGGCTTGGACCACCTTCTTGGAACTAACTTGTTAAGGGCATATATGCATGG aTACTTTGTGGATGTAAGATTGTATAAGAGAGCCAAATCCATTGCTGATCCGTTTGCATTTGATGAATACAAGAAACGTAAAATAAGAGAAAAAATAGAGCAGGAGAGACCATCCAGGCTGAAGGTTGATGACAACTTGCCACACGTAAACAGGGAGCTGGCCTCCCGACTTATGGATACTGAAAatagaaaaaagaaacaaactGGAAATCTACTCAAAGATGATCGGTTTAAG GCATTATTTGAAAACCCTGATTTCGAAGTGGATAAATCTGCTGAAGAATACCGTCTACTCAACCCTGTGTTGTCTAGATtagataaaaataaggacaAAGGCAAGGAGAGTGTAGAACCTATGCAA GTTGAAGAACCGGAAGATAATGATTCAGATCGGGAGCTTTATGAGTCAAGTGAAGACAGTTCAGATGAGGATCGCTCATGGGTGAAAGAAGTGAAAAAACAGCACAAAATTATAAGACATTCAAAACAAAAAGAAGTAGAAGAGGAGGAAAGTGATACCGAAGAAAAGAGTGCTCCGAGAATACCGAATTCCATCAGGAGTCTTACCAGAGTGAGTAAGGCAAGTTTGGGCGACCGGTTAGCGAAAGAAGGGGTGTCGACAATGGTATCTGGCACAGGCGGTAATAAGGAAATGAAATTCAAAATGAGAGGGAAGAAATCAGAatttgacaaaaataaaataaacaagaaacATTTCCAAGAGAGAAAACAAATTGTGAGGAGAACAGGATttttaatgaagaaaaaaatgccgaaaatgttatga
- the LOC135087947 gene encoding protein crossbronx homolog, which translates to MNEESNNNVKEIKELFHQEYIIMAEYRMLQTENLQGIYVIPSYENSFLWFGVIFVRAGSYEGGIFRFTLTLPEKFPDDEVPILTFTPSLYHPAVDANTGTLNLSEVFPQWDRKRNHIWQILKYLHWIFHNLNMKVPSNIEASAAYKSNRKLFLDKVRECVVSSIDHVFDDPPTEDKHYITFKPYDPEIHDPAKNMMLKPPKPNEGHNQGISWVQAGSYQPFTKEETT; encoded by the exons ATGAATGAAGAATCTAATAATAATGTCAAAGAAATTAAGGAACTATTTCACCAGGAATACATAATTATGGCTGAATA TCGAATGTTGCAAACAGAAAATTTACAAGGGATTTATGTAATCCCCTCATACGAAAACTCATTTT TATGGTTTGGAGTTATATTTGTCAGAGCTGGTTCATATGAAGGTGGAATATTCAGATTCACATTGACGTTACCTGAAAAGTTTCCAGATGATGAAGTACCG attTTAACATTTACTCCAAGTCTTTACCATCCAGCAGTTGATGCCAACACAGGCACCTTAAACTTAAGTGAAGTGTTTCCACAATGGGATCGTAAAAGAAACCATATTTggcaaatattgaaatatttacatTGGATATTTCATAATTTGAACATGAAAGTCCCTTCCAACATTGAAGCTTCTGCTGC GTATAAATCAAATCGAAAACTCTTCTTGGACAAAGTAAGGGAATGTGTTGTATCAAGTATAGATCATGTGTTTGATGACCCACCCACCGAAGACAAACACTACATAACGTTTAAACCATATGATCCAGAAATCCATGATCCAGCAAAGAATATGATGCTAAAACCTCCGAAGCCAAATGAGGGTCATAATCAAGGAATTTCATGGGTACAAGCAGGATCATATCAGCCATTTACAAAAGAAGAAACCACATAG
- the LOC135087948 gene encoding UPF0598 protein CG30010, with amino-acid sequence MVIFSALFGLRSFRKFPQFRYLNYIQGQEPEPKIREYFYFIDHQGMLFLDDARMKNFTSCFKEKKFLEFFFKRIRINKTGRYENEFPYISLCGRERNFIRCDDVPIVFTHIITKEPNGKDFFTYGYAGELLMSPFMPDKIYMLPNTGRVYHPADDKFGGIGLVRSKLSIELSKHFEFRNGESNPPTNFKWKDTNYDLDQQWFDEKVKTNNIKIKTNPD; translated from the exons ATGGTTATTTTTTCAGCATTATTTGGATTACGATCGTTTCGGAAATTCCCACAGTTCCGATATCTCAATTATATTCAAGGTCAGGAACCGGAGCCTAAAATTAGAGAGTACTTTTACTTCATTGATCATCAGGGTATG TTGTTTCTCGATGACGCACGAATGAAAAACTTTACGTCctgttttaaagaaaaaaagtttCTTGAATTTTTCTTTAAAAGAATTCGTATTAACAAGACTGGAAGATATGAAAATGAATTTCCTTACATATCACTTTGTGGAAGAGAGAGGAACTTTATAAGATGTGATGATGTGCCAATTGTTTTCACTCACATAATAACTAAAGAACCAAATGGAAAAGATTTCTTCACTTATGGCTATGCTGGAGAACTTTTAATGAGCCCATTTATGCCTGATAAAATATATATGCTACCTAATACAGGGAGAGTTTACCATCCAGCAGATGATAAGTTTGGAGGTATTGGACTAGTACGATCCAAATTGTCTATTGAGCTTAGTAAACATTTTGAATTTCGAAATGGAGAATCAAATCCACCAACAAATTTCAAATGGAAGGATACTAATTATGACTTAGACCAACAGTGGTTTGATGAGAAGGtaaaaactaataatataaaaataaaaacaaacccTGATTAA
- the LOC135088171 gene encoding uncharacterized protein LOC135088171: protein MQNDNGSYGSASDLLDSHVLGNDKLREPAMERSARSSLGGNSVDIGEITESPDTEYMSTSAILHYCKSKILLPYLKLLTIMGLRPVVDVSNSSVCAICFSHFHSAQVAVFMFVGYILQYMACFRRDRGFCYKLVPLALTSSLEYETYKQVCYGNITFTYIGPSILHFMGFIYALYLFRISDNEQLQNLMERVFLLSSYAPQGMPTTKPKRLLRMLWMFIILSVLWMCLSLCSVNLMMAKGAIMFRWMESSSEDVRLALKILLVVCTLIHDMVQATIITSYCLQAQLLQAHLMFLRERLLHRTTSPLNWMREVAEFEKLLKYLNDDLAPAVCLFTIVNMSWAASGALWLLSLDRVDTETEPIAGISVLNQLLWLAAVVVPFVQKKRSFLLNLDRVDTETEPIAGISVLNQLLWLAAVVVPFVQEKKILLWPGLLGLDRVDTETEPIAGISKNYLKMYTIVNMSWAASGALWLLSLDRVDTETEPIAGISVLNQLLWLAAVVVPFVQAARLSKECRRTQSVGHELCVRPFLHQDTSQEDIITVLMYASTLNLQAKLFHYPIAGRSVCLILTLAIIVLFSLGMCHYLQ from the exons atgcaaaaCGACAATGGGTCGTACGGCAGTG CTAGTGACCTACTGGACAGCCATGTACTGGGCAACGACAAGCTCCGCGAGCCCGCCATGGAGCGATCCGCCAGGTCCAGCCTCGGCGGCAACAGCGTCGAT ATAGGAGAAATAACTGAATCTCCCGATACTGAATATATGAGCACATCAGCAATTTTACATTATTGTAAATCAAAG ATATTACTTCCATATCTTAAACTTTTAACTATTATGGGCTTACGACCGGTGGTCGACGTCTCAAATTCGTCGGTATGTGCGATATGTTTCTCGCACTTCCATTCTGCACAAGTAGCTGTGTTTATGTTCGTCGGGTATATTCTTCAGTATATGGCCTGTTTCAG ACGAGACAGAGGCTTCTGTTATAAGTTGGTGCCACTAGCTTTAACTTCATCTTTAGAATATGAAACATATAAACAAGTATGTTATGGAAATATCACATTCACTTATATTGGGCCCAGTATACTGCACTTCATGGGTTTTATTTACGCGTTGTATTTATTTCGAATATCAGACAACGAACAACTGCAAAACTTAATGGAAAGA GTGTTTCTACTGTCGTCGTACGCGCCGCAAGGCATGCCCACGACGAAGCCGAAACGACTCCTGCGCATGCTGTGGATGTTCATCATTCTCAGCGTGCTCTGGATGTGTCTGTCGCTGTGCTCCGTCAACTTGATGATGGCGAAGGGAGCTATCATGTTTCGATGGATGGAATCAAG TTCCGAAGACGTGCGGCTGGCCCTGAAGATCCTGCTAGTGGTGTGCACGCTGATCCACGACATGGTGCAGGCCACCATCATCACGAGCTACTGCCTGCAGGCGCAGCTGCTGCAGGCGCACCTCATGTTCCTGCGCGAGCGCCTGCTCCACCGGACCACCTCGCCGCTCAACTGGATGCGG GAGGTCGCCGAATTCGAGAAGCTCCTAAAGTACCTGAACGACGACCTAGCGCCGGCGGTGTGCCTGTTCACGATCGTGAATATGTCGTGGGCGGCGTCGGGCGCGCTGTGGCTGCTGAGCCTCGACCGCGTGGACACCGAGACCGAGCCCATCGCTGGGATCAGCGTGCTCAACCAGCTGCTGTGGCTGGCCGCTGTCGTTGTGCCTTTTGTGcag AAAAAAAGGTCCTTTCTGCTGAACCTCGACCGCGTGGACACCGAGACCGAGCCCATCGCTGGGATCAGCGTGCTCAACCAGCTGCTGTGGCTGGCCGCTGTCGTCGTGCCTTTTGTGCag gaaaaaaagattttattatggCCCGGTCTGCTAGGCTTGGACCGCGTCGACACCGAGACCGAGCCCATCGCTGGGATTA GTAAAAATTATCTCAAAATGTACACGATCGTGAACATGTCGTGGGCGGCGTCGGGCGCGCTGTGGCTGCTGAGCCTCGACCGCGTGGACACCGAGACCGAGCCCATCGCTGGGATCAGCGTGCTCAACCAGCTGTTGTGGCTGGCCGCTGTCGTTGTTCCTTTTGTGCAG GCTGCGCGGCTATCAAAGGAATGCCGGCGAACTCAGTCAGTAGGGCACGAGCTGTGCGTACGACCGTTCCTGCACCAAGATACGTCGCAGGAAGACATAATTACGGTGCTCATGTACGCCTCAACGCTCAACCTCCAGGCCAAGCTCTTCCACTACCCCATCGCCGGCCGCTCCGTATGCCTCATACTCACGCTCGCCATCATCGTACTGTTTTCGCTAGGAATGTGTCATTATTTACAATGA
- the LOC135087949 gene encoding M-phase phosphoprotein 6 gives MSSKRPQLPKSVLEMKFMRKTKERIEKELENTQGHDSLYSNIITDEMRHASGNFITESSFIFCEDLLEGRLSYKGMNPEIERLMEQDFRNANPDGDMKKDVSDEILLKKMEHFNRTKKRAYQTPNKHHVSKKRKF, from the coding sequence ATGTCTTCAAAAAGACCACAATTGCCAAAATCAGTACTGGAAATGAAATTCATGAGAAAAACTAAGGAAAGAATAGAAAAGGAATTAGAAAATACACAAGGGCATGACAGTTTATACTCTAATATCATAACAGATGAAATGCGACACGCTTCGGGTAATTTCATAACAGAGTCCAGTTTTATATTTTGTGAGGACTTGCTTGAAGGAAGGTTGTCATACAAAGGCATGAACCCAGAAATAGAAAGGCTTATGGAACAAGATTTCAGAAACGCGAATCCTGATGGAGATATGAAAAAAGATGTATCAGATGAAATATTATTGAAGAAAATGGAACATTTCAATAGAACCAAGAAACGGGCTTATCAAACTCCCAATAAACATCATGTATCAAAAAAACGGAAATTTTAA
- the LOC135088169 gene encoding LOW QUALITY PROTEIN: katanin p80 WD40 repeat-containing subunit B1 (The sequence of the model RefSeq protein was modified relative to this genomic sequence to represent the inferred CDS: deleted 2 bases in 1 codon): MESVRRSWKLQEFVAHKANVNCLAMGHKSNQVLATGGDDKKVNLWAIGRQSCLMSLSGHTTPVECVCFGHSEDLVCAGSQTGALKIWDLEAAKLLRTFTGHKGAIKCMDFHPYGDYLTTGSCDSNIKLWDTRKRGCIVTYSSHRLAVNSLQFSPDGQWIASACEDGLVKVWDVRVGKVLQEFMEHTASVTCIKFHPHEFLLASCGTDRTVNFWDMEKFQLVSKFEKENTSIRHMVFSDDGTTLLGCGYDGLHVIGWEPARVLDTVHGHWGQIHDITVAQTQLIAGSFHSTYVVLSVVDLNKVHPFGGPPPMVPTVVRDLSPFQKGHSVRKSFSKEKPPKEVMHRPTLLDEKTAEESTSGTEADEDSGAVIPNINDYTEIFRPSRSLTRTPPPATSLSSEDYSLPTQESSVKLESSVSNCLRGLVLEESAGRPAPQPSPPQRQRTDYSRIPTSTKEHYALDKKAELFSRVMDNTKEDNTFATAQTSVIRDYAASPLSASTLNRHNSYKETKSTTEISNSNLRQSNSEICLGPPSLGPRSLSFTRTNETTRRRVENVVRESIPVSRNVDAVEREPEPEFVPFATDRPVGLDLDEFLPRGVGAGGARRGARGAGAEPSEQEVLGVMMRGHDSMMAVLTARQRALQVSTTGRGAQRAGGAGRHDARTRLHDGRAHRPPARLAGQYYRARSPASRRCWVMMRGHDSMMAVLTARQRALQVSTTGRGASEQEVLGVMMRGHDSMMAVLTARQRALQVSTTGRGASEQEVLGVMMRGHDSMMAVLTARQRALQVSTTGRGASEQEVLGVMMRGHDSMMAVLTARQRALQVSTTGRGASEQEVLGVMMRGHDSMMAVLTARQRALQVSTTGRGASEQEVLGVMMRGHDSMMAVLTARQRALQVSTTGRGASEQEVLGVMMRGHDSMMAVLTARQRALQVSTTGRGASEQEVLGVMMRGHDSMMAVLTARQRALQVSTTGRGASEQEVLGVMMRGHDSMMAVLTARQRALQVSTTGRGAQRAGGAGRHDARTRLHDGRAHRPPARLAGQYYRASVLQGAEPSEQEVLGVMMRGHDSMMAVLTARQRALQSPPASAPCRSVLQGAEPSEQEVLGVMMRGHDSMMAVLTARQRALQIFHSVRINKNLRSALESIIALEDTSVILDILNIMAHKPSLWNLDICLLMLPKIYELLQSKYESYMQCGCNALRLIVRNFSSVVRANVSAPVRTLGVDIPREERYAKCAQIHRLLLDVRAFLLKRQTLQGRLGAAFRDLHTLMQQGLD; this comes from the exons ATGGAATCTGTTCGAAGATCATGGAAATTAC AGGAATTTGTCGCCCACAAGGCAAACGTCAATTGCCTGGCGATGGGACATAAGTCTAACCAAGTTTTAGCAACTGGAGGCGATGACAAAAAGGTGAACTTATGGGCTATTGGCCGACAGAGCTGCTTAATG AGCTTAAGTGGACATACGACTCCTGTAGAGTGTGTCTGCTTTGGACATTCTGAGGATCTTGTTTGTGCTGGTTCACAAACTGGTGCCTTGAAAATTTGGGACTTGGAAGCAGCTAAACTTTTGAGAACATTTACTGGACATAAAGGTGCCATCAAATGTATGGACTTCCATCCATATGGAGACTACCTAACTACAGGCTCCTGTGACAGTAATATAAAACTCTGGGACACAAGAAAAAGAGGTTGCATTGTGACTTACTCTAGCCATCGCTTGGCTGTTAATAGTTTACAATTTAGCCCTGATGGACAATGGATTGCTTCAGCCTGTGAGGATG GATTAGTAAAAGTGTGGGACGTGCGTGTAGGGAAAGTTTTGCAAGAGTTTATGGAGCATACAGCTTCAGTCACATGCATTAAATTTCACCCACATGAGTTCCTGTTAGCGAGCTGTGGCACAGATAGAACTGTCAACTTTTGGGACATGGAGAAATTTCAATTAGTTTCTAAATTTGAAAAAGAGAATACTTCCATAAG GCATATGGTGTTCAGTGATGATGGAACTACATTGTTGGGTTGTGGTTACGATGGACTGCATGTCATTGGCTGGGAGCCTGCTAGAGTATTGGACACTGTGCACGGACACTGGGGACAAATCCATGACATAACTGTTGCTCAAACACAACTT ATTGCTGGTTCATTCCATTCAACCTATGTAGTGTTATCTGTTGTTGATCTCAATAAAGTACATCCATTTGGTGGTCCACCTCCTATGGTGCCTACTGTAGTTAGAGACCTTTCACCATTTCAAAAGGGACATTCTGTAAGAAAGAGTTTTTCAAAAGAAAAGCCACCAAAAGAAG TGATGCATAGACCAACACTGTTAGACGAAAAAACTGCTGAGGAATCTACATCAGGGACAGAAGCCGATGAGGATTCAGGTGCAGTTATACCTAATATTAATGACTACACTGAAATTTTCCGACCTTCTAGATCAT TGACGCGTACGCCACCGCCGGCTACCAGCTTATCATCCGAAGACTATTCTTTACCAA CGCAAGAGTCGAGCGTAAAGCTGGAGTCGAGCGTGAGCAACTGCCTACGCGGACTGGTCCTCGAGGAGAGCGCAGGCCGACCCGCGCCGCAGCCCTCGCCGCCGCAGCGGCAGCGCACCGACTACTCGCGCATACCCACCTCTACTAAGGAACACTATGCTTTGGATAAGAAGGCGGAGCTGTTCTCAA GGGTGATGGACAATACTAAAGAGGATAACACGTTTGCGACGGCGCAAACTTCCGTCATAAGAGATTACGCTGCCAGCCCGCTCTCTGCGAGCACCCTTAACCGACATAATTCCTATAAAGAGACCAAATCCACTACAGAAATAT CCAATAGCAATCTCCGTCAAAGCAACAGTGAAATATGTTTAGGCCCACCATCCTTGGGTCCAAGATCATTGTCTTTTACCAGAACAAATGAAACAACTAG gCGAAGAGTGGAGAATGTCGTCCGTGAAAGTATCCCAGTGTCCCGCAATGTGGACGCCGTAGAACGGGAACCAGAGCCCGAGTTCGTACCGTTCGCTACTGACCGCCCTGTCGGATTGGACCTTGACGAGTTTCTGCCG CGCGGcgtgggcgcgggcggcgcgcggcgtgGCGCACGAGGCGCGGGCGCGGAGCCCAGCGAGCAGGAGGTGCTGGGCGTCATGATGCGCGGACACGACTCCATGATGGCCGTGCTCACCGCCCGCCAGCGCGCCTTGCAGGTCAGTACTACAGGGCGCGGAGCCCAGCGAGCAGGAGGTGCTGGGCGTCATGATGCGCGGACACGACTCCATGATGGCCGTGCTCACCGCCCGCCAGCGCGCCTTGCAGGTCAGTACTACAGGGCGCGGAGCCCAGCGAGCAGGAGGTGCTGG GTCATGATGCGCGGACACGACTCCATGATGGCCGTGCTCACCGCCCGCCAGCGCGCCTTGCAGGTCAGTACTACAGGGCGCGGAGCTAGCGAGCAGGAGGTGCTGGGCGTCATGATGCGCGGACACGACTCCATGATGGCCGTGCTCACCGCCCGCCAGCGCGCCTTGCAGGTCAGTACTACAGGGCGCGGAGCTAGCGAGCAGGAGGTGCTGGGCGTCATGATGCGCGGACACGACTCCATGATGGCCGTGCTCACCGCCCGCCAGCGCGCCTTGCAGGTCAGTACTACAGGGCGCGGAGCTAGCGAGCAGGAGGTGCTGGGCGTCATGATGCGCGGACACGACTCCATGATGGCCGTGCTCACCGCCCGCCAGCGCGCCTTGCAGGTCAGTACTACAGGGCGCGGAGCTAGCGAGCAGGAGGTGCTGGGCGTCATGATGCGCGGACACGACTCCATGATGGCCGTGCTCACCGCCCGCCAGCGCGCCTTGCAGGTCAGTACTACAGGGCGCGGAGCTAGCGAGCAGGAGGTGCTGGGCGTCATGATGCGCGGACACGACTCCATGATGGCCGTGCTCACCGCCCGCCAGCGCGCCTTGCAGGTCAGTACTACAGGGCGCGGAGCTAGCGAGCAGGAGGTGCTGGGCGTCATGATGCGCGGACACGACTCCATGATGGCCGTGCTCACCGCCCGCCAGCGCGCCTTGCAGGTCAGTACTACAGGGCGCGGAGCTAGCGAGCAGGAGGTGCTGGGCGTCATGATGCGCGGACACGACTCCATGATGGCCGTGCTCACCGCCCGCCAGCGCGCCTTGCAGGTCAGTACTACAGGGCGCGGAGCTAGCGAGCAGGAGGTGCTGGGCGTCATGATGCGCGGACACGACTCCATGATGGCCGTGCTCACCGCCCGCCAGCGCGCCTTGCAGGTCAGTACTACAGGGCGCGGAGCCCAGCGAGCAGGAGGTGCTGGGCGTCATGATGCGCGGACACGACTCCATGATGGCCGTGCTCACCGCCCGCCAGCGCGCCTTGCAGGTCAGTACTACAGGGC GTCAGTACTACAGGGCGCGGAGCCCAGCGAGCAGGAGGTGCTGGGCGTCATGATGCGCGGACACGACTCCATGATGGCCGTGCTCACCGCCCGCCAGCGCGCCTTGCAG TCACCGCCCGCCAGCGCGCCTTGCAGGTCAGTACTACAGGGCGCGGAGCCCAGCGAGCAGGAGGTGCTGGGCGTCATGATGCGCGGACACGACTCCATGATGGCCGTGCTCACCGCCCGCCAGCGCGCCTTGCAG ATATTCCATTCGGTTCGAATCAACAAAAATTTACGGTCAGCTTTAGAATCAATTATCGCCTTAGAAGATACATCAGTAATCTTGGATATACTCAACATAATGGCGCACAAACC GTCCTTATGGAATTTAGATATCTGTTTACTGATGCTCCCGAAGATATATGAATTATTACAGAGCAAATACGAATC ATACATGCAGTGCGGCTGCAACGCCCTGAGACTGATCGTGCGCAACTTCTCGTCGGTGGTGCGCGCCAACGTCAGCGCGCCCGTGCGCACGCTCGGCGTCGACATCCCGCGCGAGGAGCGCTACGCCAAGTGCGCGCAG atCCACCGCCTACTACTGGACGTGCGTGCCTTCCTCCTCAAGCGGCAGACGCTGCAGGGCCGGCTCGGCGCCGCCTTCCGCGACCTGCACACGCTCATGCAGCAGGGGCTCGACtga